A genomic region of uncultured Paludibaculum sp. contains the following coding sequences:
- a CDS encoding IclR family transcriptional regulator, whose amino-acid sequence MPTTTTVPSVERALQILEVLDSSRRGMNIAELGRRLDIPRSTAHVLVLTLERCGYVTKSANSRNYMLSMKVFNLGREMVQNQKLSEIALEPMKWLAAQARLTCHLAVLENDQAVYVQKVEGPGFIRFDTTVGKRTNLHCTSVGKVLLAYCQEAHRKEFLSKMTYARYTRKTITTAAGLRAELAKTVERGYAIDDEEEELEVRCLAVPVFNPRGEVVAALSVTGTVGTVVDQSIPPFVNLLQRASARICNYAEAREEHERMEPEMKA is encoded by the coding sequence ATGCCGACAACAACTACTGTTCCTTCCGTTGAGCGGGCGCTGCAGATTCTCGAAGTGCTGGACTCGTCGCGGCGCGGCATGAATATTGCCGAGTTGGGCCGTCGACTGGATATTCCGCGGAGTACGGCCCATGTGTTGGTGCTGACACTGGAGCGCTGCGGGTATGTGACGAAGTCGGCCAATAGCCGGAACTACATGTTGTCGATGAAGGTGTTCAATCTCGGGCGGGAGATGGTGCAGAACCAGAAGCTCTCTGAGATTGCGCTGGAGCCGATGAAGTGGCTGGCGGCGCAGGCGCGGTTGACGTGCCATCTGGCGGTGCTGGAAAACGATCAGGCGGTATATGTGCAGAAGGTGGAAGGGCCGGGGTTCATCCGGTTCGATACCACGGTGGGGAAGCGGACGAACCTGCATTGCACGTCGGTGGGCAAGGTTCTGCTGGCGTATTGCCAGGAGGCGCACCGCAAGGAGTTTCTGTCGAAGATGACGTACGCGCGGTACACGCGGAAGACGATCACGACGGCGGCCGGGTTGAGGGCCGAGCTGGCGAAGACGGTGGAGCGTGGCTATGCCATCGACGATGAGGAAGAGGAGCTGGAGGTGCGCTGCCTGGCGGTGCCGGTCTTCAATCCGCGCGGCGAGGTGGTGGCGGCGCTGAGCGTGACGGGCACGGTGGGGACGGTGGTGGACCAGAGCATCCCGCCCTTTGTGAATCTGCTGCAGCGGGCCTCGGCGCGCATCTGCAATTACGCGGAGGCGCGGGAAGAACATGAACGGATGGAGCCGGAGATGAAGGCATGA
- a CDS encoding sodium/solute symporter (Members of the Solute:Sodium Symporter (SSS), TC 2.A.21 as described in tcdb.org, catalyze solute:Na+ symport. Known solutes for members of the family include sugars, amino acids, nucleosides, inositols, vitamins, urea or anions, depending on the system.): MFGGRLDQLLFALYLVANICLGLWVSRRRKASVKDYFLAGEQLPWYAIGGSIIAANISTEHFIGMVGAAYAVGFVVAQWEWGNWFTFSALVWIFLPYYLRGGIYTMPEFLERRYNKSCRYMFAVCSLVLWIVAQMAVVLLAGAKALEGMFGLDPIVTIVLLTVLAGSYTIYGGLIAVAWTDFLQFVVLMLGGLIVSYLGLQRAGGIVNLMHQFPAKFKIIYPITDPNYPWFGVFTLFLSIGIWYNCTNQFIVQRCLGARSEWDARMGVIFAGFMKLLLPFLVVIPGIVAFQLFPGLVDPDQAYPRLVKELVPLGLGGVVMAGIASALLSHLSSVLNSCSTVFTMDLYRPFFGQGKGDGHLVSVGRWSGFLILMLAMGLAIWFTHGQHSVFLVIQNVGAWVAAPIAVVFLLGVLWKRATAEAATFVLIFGFPYTALVEYVLFKHVWFLQPFDNWLNRTFLVWATCMVVMVVVSYLTPAPPAASVDGILWSRKYLDLPESERAYAKGARSLLLWWGLMVGLAGALYAYVIWFQFWGPGRS; this comes from the coding sequence GTGAAGGACTACTTCCTGGCGGGGGAGCAACTGCCGTGGTACGCCATCGGCGGCTCGATCATTGCCGCCAACATCAGCACGGAGCATTTCATCGGCATGGTGGGCGCCGCTTACGCGGTGGGCTTCGTGGTGGCCCAGTGGGAGTGGGGGAACTGGTTCACGTTCTCGGCTCTGGTCTGGATCTTCCTGCCCTACTACCTGCGCGGTGGCATCTACACGATGCCGGAGTTCCTGGAGCGCCGGTATAACAAATCATGCAGGTACATGTTTGCCGTCTGTTCGCTGGTGCTGTGGATTGTGGCGCAAATGGCGGTGGTGCTGCTGGCGGGGGCGAAGGCGCTGGAGGGGATGTTCGGACTGGATCCGATCGTGACGATTGTTCTGCTCACGGTGCTGGCGGGCAGCTACACGATCTATGGCGGGTTGATCGCGGTGGCCTGGACCGACTTCCTGCAGTTCGTCGTTCTGATGCTGGGCGGGCTGATCGTGTCGTACCTGGGGCTGCAGCGGGCCGGCGGCATCGTCAACCTGATGCACCAGTTTCCGGCGAAGTTCAAGATCATCTACCCGATCACGGATCCGAACTACCCGTGGTTCGGGGTGTTCACGCTGTTCCTCTCCATCGGCATCTGGTACAACTGCACGAACCAGTTCATTGTGCAACGGTGCCTGGGGGCGCGATCGGAGTGGGACGCGCGGATGGGCGTGATCTTCGCGGGCTTCATGAAGCTGCTGCTTCCGTTCCTGGTGGTGATTCCGGGCATTGTGGCGTTCCAGTTGTTCCCGGGGTTGGTGGATCCGGATCAGGCGTATCCGCGGCTGGTGAAAGAACTGGTGCCGCTGGGCCTGGGCGGCGTGGTGATGGCCGGCATCGCCAGCGCTCTACTGTCGCACCTGAGCTCTGTTCTGAACTCGTGCAGCACGGTGTTCACGATGGACCTTTACCGGCCGTTCTTCGGCCAAGGCAAGGGTGACGGGCACCTGGTGAGCGTGGGGCGCTGGAGTGGCTTCCTGATTCTGATGCTGGCCATGGGGTTGGCGATCTGGTTCACGCATGGTCAGCACAGTGTGTTTCTGGTAATCCAGAATGTGGGCGCCTGGGTGGCGGCTCCGATTGCGGTGGTGTTCCTGCTGGGTGTGTTGTGGAAGCGGGCCACGGCCGAGGCGGCCACGTTTGTGCTGATCTTCGGATTCCCCTACACGGCGCTGGTGGAGTATGTGTTGTTCAAGCACGTCTGGTTCCTGCAGCCGTTCGACAACTGGCTGAACCGCACGTTTCTGGTGTGGGCGACGTGCATGGTGGTGATGGTGGTGGTTTCGTACCTGACGCCGGCGCCTCCGGCAGCGAGTGTGGATGGAATCCTGTGGTCGCGGAAGTATCTGGATTTGCCCGAGTCCGAGCGGGCCTATGCGAAAGGCGCGCGCAGCCTGCTGCTGTGGTGGGGGTTGATGGTGGGGCTGGCCGGGGCGCTGTATGCGTATGTGATCTGGTTCCAGTTCTGGGGGCCAGGCCGGTCGTAG
- a CDS encoding neutral/alkaline non-lysosomal ceramidase N-terminal domain-containing protein yields the protein MTMELTAGVGRSDITPAPGTPQGGWGAQTHARGDRADMPFYATALALAQGGERVVIVEADAIGFDAVWTGKIARAIAKTTGLAEERIRFSCSHTHSGPNTFRLANISEGLDMALSYLESLPDRIAGAAWQALQDMKPVRVGAGAGQCGINCRRRVTAEDGLTVVGEDADSECDHSLHVVRLEALDGEPVAHLLHYACHGTTIAWQSQSFTPDFPGPARQVMERALGGLCLFLQGAAGDLGPRRGFTGDLEVYRRMGRTLGLTAAGVASAIEMQPTRRRLTGIVRSGANIAQYAYEPVEHAAPVLQMETHVMALPLKAFPDPDSEDAELARLRAEAARLRESGRMEEFSVANGLATQMGWRANNARLFHGKTETPWPLQVIRVGPVALVSVAGEPFSSIGQRVADASPFPFTLMSGYSNGGFGYIPDRSAYDEGGYEIEATPFSADASDVVVAEALRVLNELHEKEHA from the coding sequence ATGACCATGGAGTTGACGGCGGGCGTGGGCCGGAGCGATATCACTCCGGCGCCGGGTACGCCGCAGGGTGGATGGGGCGCACAGACGCATGCGCGTGGTGATCGCGCGGATATGCCGTTCTACGCTACGGCGCTGGCGTTGGCACAGGGCGGAGAGCGCGTGGTGATTGTCGAAGCCGACGCCATTGGATTCGACGCCGTGTGGACAGGCAAGATTGCGCGGGCGATTGCGAAGACCACGGGTTTGGCGGAGGAGCGGATTCGCTTCTCGTGCTCACATACGCATTCGGGCCCGAACACGTTCCGTCTGGCGAATATCAGTGAAGGGCTCGACATGGCGTTGAGCTACCTGGAGAGCCTGCCGGATCGCATCGCCGGGGCGGCGTGGCAGGCGTTGCAGGATATGAAGCCTGTCAGGGTAGGCGCCGGGGCAGGGCAATGCGGCATCAACTGCAGGCGTCGCGTGACGGCGGAAGATGGGCTCACCGTGGTGGGCGAGGATGCGGACTCGGAGTGCGATCACTCGCTGCACGTGGTGCGCCTGGAGGCGCTGGATGGTGAGCCGGTGGCGCACCTGTTGCACTATGCCTGTCACGGTACGACTATCGCGTGGCAGAGTCAGAGCTTCACGCCGGATTTCCCGGGACCGGCTCGTCAAGTGATGGAGCGGGCACTGGGCGGGCTCTGCCTGTTCCTGCAGGGAGCGGCCGGCGACCTGGGTCCTCGCCGCGGATTCACAGGTGACTTGGAAGTATACCGGCGGATGGGCCGCACGTTGGGCTTGACGGCGGCGGGCGTGGCGTCCGCCATCGAGATGCAGCCCACGCGGCGGCGATTGACGGGTATTGTGCGTAGCGGCGCCAACATTGCGCAGTACGCGTATGAGCCTGTTGAGCACGCGGCACCAGTGCTCCAGATGGAGACGCACGTGATGGCGCTGCCGCTGAAGGCATTCCCTGATCCTGATTCCGAAGACGCGGAACTGGCGCGGCTACGAGCCGAGGCTGCCCGTCTGCGCGAGTCCGGAAGGATGGAGGAGTTCAGCGTGGCCAACGGCCTGGCGACGCAGATGGGTTGGCGCGCGAACAATGCGCGGCTGTTCCACGGAAAGACGGAGACGCCCTGGCCGCTGCAAGTGATCCGCGTCGGGCCCGTGGCGCTGGTGAGTGTGGCGGGCGAGCCGTTCTCATCGATCGGCCAGCGCGTAGCGGATGCCTCACCGTTTCCGTTCACTTTGATGTCGGGTTATTCCAATGGCGGGTTCGGCTACATTCCGGACCGGAGCGCCTATGACGAGGGCGGCTACGAGATCGAAGCCACTCCGTTTTCCGCGGACGCCAGCGACGTGGTGGTCGCCGAGGCCCTGCGGGTATTGAATGAATTGCACGAGAAGGAGCACGCGTGA
- the dgoD gene encoding galactonate dehydratase, with protein MKITKISTMVVNARMRNWVFVKVETDQPGLYGWGESTLEWKTKGVVGAIEDLSVLLIGQNPLRVEHLWQVMHRQYFWRGGITNFSAISGIDQALWDIKGKECGKPVCDLLGGPVRDTLRFYDHLGGGTLEGMYKTVEPEEFGARIQDSLSRGFTAVKAMPIPVSEYIESASTLKRAAKCVEAMRLSAGDDIDIMLDLHARTTPAAAIQFGRMLVDYNLYWYEEPCWPEHTEALVEVARALPYPIATGERLVGRWEFRELFEKRACSIIQPDVSHCGGISEARRIAAMAETYQMSVACHNPQGPVSTAASTHVGFATPNYLIQEMVRADVPWRNDVVSEFIPLEAGICTAPTRPGLGIDINETEAAKYPFQPEVLMAYNHRDGSVADW; from the coding sequence GTGAAAATCACAAAGATCTCCACGATGGTGGTGAATGCCCGGATGCGCAACTGGGTGTTTGTGAAGGTCGAGACGGATCAGCCCGGCTTGTATGGCTGGGGCGAGTCGACGCTTGAATGGAAGACCAAGGGCGTGGTGGGCGCGATTGAAGACCTGTCGGTGCTGCTGATCGGTCAGAATCCGCTGCGAGTGGAGCATCTATGGCAGGTGATGCACCGCCAGTATTTCTGGCGCGGCGGCATCACGAACTTCTCCGCCATCAGCGGTATCGACCAGGCTTTGTGGGACATCAAGGGCAAGGAGTGCGGCAAGCCTGTATGCGACCTGCTGGGCGGCCCGGTGCGGGACACCCTGCGATTCTACGACCATCTGGGCGGCGGCACGCTGGAAGGCATGTACAAGACCGTGGAGCCCGAGGAGTTCGGCGCCCGGATCCAGGACAGCCTGTCGCGCGGCTTTACGGCCGTGAAGGCGATGCCGATTCCCGTGTCGGAATACATCGAGAGCGCATCGACCCTGAAGCGCGCGGCCAAGTGCGTGGAGGCCATGCGCCTGTCGGCCGGCGACGACATCGACATCATGCTCGATCTGCATGCGCGCACGACTCCGGCGGCAGCCATCCAGTTCGGACGCATGCTGGTGGACTACAACCTCTACTGGTATGAGGAGCCCTGCTGGCCGGAGCATACGGAAGCCCTGGTGGAGGTGGCGCGGGCGCTGCCTTATCCCATTGCGACCGGCGAGCGTCTCGTCGGCCGTTGGGAGTTCCGCGAACTCTTCGAGAAACGCGCGTGCTCCATCATCCAGCCTGATGTTTCGCATTGCGGCGGCATCAGTGAAGCTCGGCGCATTGCGGCGATGGCCGAGACCTACCAGATGTCCGTGGCGTGCCACAACCCGCAGGGGCCGGTGAGCACGGCGGCTTCGACGCATGTCGGCTTCGCCACTCCGAACTACCTGATCCAGGAGATGGTGCGCGCCGATGTGCCGTGGCGCAACGATGTCGTCAGCGAGTTCATCCCGCTGGAAGCAGGCATCTGTACGGCGCCCACCCGGCCGGGGTTGGGCATCGACATCAACGAAACCGAGGCGGCCAAATATCCCTTCCAGCCGGAAGTCCTGATGGCCTACAATCACCGCGACGGATCTGTAGCGGATTGGTAG
- a CDS encoding SDR family oxidoreductase, with product MEGKLAGRAALVTGASRGIGRAIAVELARLGANVAINYARHRGEAMDVAAEIERMGCDAMVIQADVGQRAEDEVMVRSVLEEFGRLDILVNNAAYSVRKPLLEMDPADMERTWAVSLWGAFHCSQFAARIMAERGGGSILMISSVHASRPYPNCSAYNGAKAAMNQMALTWAVELAQYKIRVNVLEPGWTDTPGERVYYSEDQIMAKGKDLLLGRLATSQEVAKTAAFLVSDDASYVTGSVLRVDGGYAITH from the coding sequence ATGGAAGGCAAACTGGCGGGACGCGCGGCGCTCGTAACTGGGGCGTCGCGTGGGATAGGGCGGGCCATCGCGGTAGAGTTGGCGCGGCTGGGAGCCAATGTCGCGATCAACTACGCGAGGCATCGCGGAGAGGCCATGGACGTGGCGGCGGAGATCGAGCGCATGGGTTGCGACGCCATGGTGATCCAGGCCGATGTCGGGCAGCGGGCGGAAGACGAGGTGATGGTCCGATCCGTGCTCGAAGAGTTCGGCCGGTTGGACATCCTCGTCAACAACGCCGCCTACAGCGTGCGCAAGCCTCTGCTGGAGATGGATCCGGCGGATATGGAACGTACCTGGGCGGTCTCGCTGTGGGGCGCGTTCCATTGCAGCCAGTTCGCGGCGCGCATCATGGCCGAGCGCGGCGGCGGCTCGATCCTGATGATCAGTTCGGTCCACGCGTCGCGGCCCTATCCGAACTGCAGCGCCTACAACGGAGCCAAGGCAGCCATGAACCAGATGGCTCTCACGTGGGCCGTGGAACTGGCGCAGTACAAGATCCGCGTGAACGTGCTGGAGCCCGGCTGGACCGATACTCCGGGTGAGCGGGTCTACTATTCCGAAGACCAGATTATGGCGAAGGGCAAGGACCTGCTGCTGGGCCGCCTGGCTACGTCGCAAGAGGTGGCGAAGACGGCGGCGTTCCTGGTCTCCGACGACGCCTCGTATGTGACAGGGTCGGTGCTGCGGGTGGACGGCGGCTACGCCATCACCCATTAG
- a CDS encoding TonB-dependent receptor, producing MLRTILILVLTAAGLSAQSITGTIVGTVTDSSGAVVLGAKVNVTSEGSGAAFNTTTNNNGDYTVPNLLAGEYRVQVSQAGFRPVDVKHVTVLLNQTVRTDIRLEPGSLDQRVSVTAEAPLVQSETSSISSIIDTHAVQALPVNGRTTATFILIAPGNASDWASNPNIGGAQHWGGSKFTVDGVSTDDLGNGGGTYSYATSLATQPSLETIDEMKIESNSAKAEYSGSVAVSTITKRGSNTVHGSLFEFNRNAKLAANQFFSNAAGKARPPYNRNEFGGSVGGPVIKNRTFFFGAVEALTLRQSNVGTFSVPIQALRDGTFTTAVKDPLNGGAAFPNNQIPADRIDSRSKTMIGFIPLPTKAGNTYNYVENLPVEIGVQRYSARVDHNFNQSNMLGVSLAYAKGDPYSTNLYSPSMYGNYSNAGFLTKSASATYTRILSANITNELRASYFTMVNIRIGQNQDFNPASIFPGLFTPIPMGGLPTFNISGYTKVGDVGGAQPNPQITNQFGDTFSWVHGSHVTKAGVDGSFGRVSTNPSVSASVLGSFSFLARYTGNVIGDLLLGYPTSATRATATPPNVMRQNRYGFYVQDDWKATRNLTVNVGLRYELQTQFTERGGALSNFDFGSGQMVVRTTDGGQYSAAAIPDLLAAYPSVKSESVGWGSDLLLPDHKNFAPRVGVAYRPFGNNKTVVRGGYGIFYNLIPVYQGIYQLGISNTPYRLAQSFTGGATSPTISLASPFSVTPSVSANPVAYAVNRQLRNPYSQQWNLSVERVLPGEIGLRVAYLGNKANRVLYVNSDMNLPATMSSGNLQTQRPYQPWANIYTMSPTGNMFTHQMQVEATRRFNNGLFFQSSFNWTKTLDNVPYSGTVQNPYNTSLDRGNSEGIRRLTFYATGTYALPFGTGKKWANWDNPAKYLVSGWQLASVLQLRSGAPFSVTFTPALGGWYASRANVVSNDYYGSGQSIARWFNPAAFAAPEAFTFGNSARNMLFGPGSKSIDASLMKVTPINERFKTEFRAEFFNVPNTPSFGLPATDITVPSTVGIISSTTVDARTIQFGLKLLF from the coding sequence ATGCTGCGAACAATCCTCATATTGGTCTTGACTGCCGCCGGTCTCTCCGCGCAGAGTATCACCGGCACCATAGTAGGCACTGTCACAGACTCTTCCGGCGCCGTCGTTCTTGGCGCCAAGGTCAACGTAACTAGCGAAGGCTCAGGGGCCGCCTTCAACACCACTACCAATAACAACGGCGACTACACTGTGCCGAATCTTCTCGCGGGCGAGTACCGCGTGCAGGTGTCGCAGGCCGGCTTCCGGCCCGTGGACGTGAAGCATGTCACGGTGCTGTTGAACCAGACCGTGCGCACTGATATCCGGCTGGAGCCGGGCTCGCTCGACCAGCGCGTCTCCGTCACGGCGGAGGCTCCACTGGTGCAGTCGGAGACCTCGTCGATTTCCAGCATCATAGACACGCACGCCGTGCAGGCTCTGCCGGTGAATGGCCGGACGACGGCGACGTTCATTCTGATCGCGCCCGGCAACGCGAGCGACTGGGCGTCCAACCCGAACATCGGCGGCGCGCAGCACTGGGGCGGCAGCAAGTTCACGGTGGACGGCGTGTCCACCGACGATCTCGGCAATGGCGGCGGCACGTATTCCTACGCGACCTCTCTCGCCACGCAGCCGTCGTTGGAAACCATCGACGAGATGAAGATCGAGAGCAACAGCGCAAAGGCCGAGTACTCGGGCTCGGTTGCGGTCTCGACGATCACGAAGCGCGGCAGCAATACCGTGCACGGCTCGCTGTTCGAGTTCAACCGCAATGCGAAGCTGGCCGCGAACCAGTTCTTCTCGAATGCCGCGGGCAAGGCCCGGCCTCCGTACAACCGCAATGAGTTTGGGGGATCGGTGGGCGGTCCGGTGATCAAGAATAGAACCTTCTTCTTCGGAGCGGTGGAAGCGCTCACGCTGCGGCAGTCGAATGTGGGTACGTTCTCGGTGCCAATCCAAGCGCTGCGCGATGGCACGTTCACGACCGCGGTGAAAGACCCTCTCAACGGTGGGGCCGCCTTTCCGAACAACCAGATTCCGGCCGACCGGATCGACTCGCGCTCGAAGACGATGATCGGATTTATCCCGCTGCCGACGAAGGCGGGCAACACCTATAACTATGTGGAGAACCTGCCGGTGGAGATTGGCGTACAGCGCTACTCGGCCAGGGTAGATCACAACTTCAACCAGTCGAACATGCTGGGCGTTTCGCTGGCCTATGCCAAGGGCGACCCCTACTCGACGAACCTCTATTCGCCGAGTATGTATGGCAATTACTCGAACGCGGGCTTCCTGACCAAGTCAGCCAGCGCCACGTACACGCGGATCCTCTCGGCCAACATCACCAACGAGCTGCGGGCGTCCTACTTCACGATGGTGAACATCCGCATCGGACAGAATCAAGACTTCAACCCCGCGTCGATCTTCCCCGGATTGTTCACGCCGATCCCCATGGGTGGGCTGCCGACGTTCAACATCTCGGGCTACACGAAGGTTGGCGACGTGGGCGGCGCGCAGCCGAACCCGCAGATCACGAATCAGTTTGGTGACACGTTCTCGTGGGTCCATGGCTCACATGTGACCAAGGCCGGTGTGGACGGGTCGTTTGGCCGTGTGTCGACGAACCCATCGGTCTCTGCCTCGGTGCTGGGGAGCTTCAGTTTCCTGGCCCGCTACACCGGCAACGTGATTGGCGACCTGCTGTTGGGCTACCCGACGTCGGCCACGCGGGCGACCGCAACTCCCCCGAATGTGATGCGGCAGAACCGCTACGGCTTCTACGTCCAGGACGACTGGAAGGCGACCCGGAACCTGACCGTGAACGTGGGCCTGCGCTATGAGCTGCAGACGCAGTTCACGGAACGCGGCGGCGCGCTGTCGAACTTCGACTTCGGCTCCGGCCAGATGGTGGTGCGGACTACCGACGGCGGGCAGTATTCGGCGGCGGCGATTCCCGATCTTTTGGCCGCCTATCCGTCCGTAAAGTCGGAAAGCGTGGGCTGGGGTTCGGACCTGCTACTGCCGGACCACAAGAACTTTGCTCCTCGCGTCGGCGTTGCCTACCGGCCGTTCGGCAACAACAAGACCGTGGTGCGCGGCGGCTACGGTATCTTCTACAACCTGATCCCCGTTTACCAGGGCATCTACCAGTTGGGCATCAGCAACACCCCCTATCGGCTAGCGCAGTCGTTCACCGGTGGAGCGACGTCGCCGACCATCAGCCTGGCGAGCCCGTTTAGCGTGACGCCTTCGGTGTCGGCGAACCCGGTGGCCTACGCGGTGAACCGGCAACTTAGGAATCCTTACTCGCAGCAGTGGAACCTGTCGGTGGAGCGCGTGCTGCCGGGCGAAATCGGTTTGCGCGTGGCCTATCTTGGCAACAAGGCGAACCGGGTTCTCTACGTGAATTCCGACATGAACTTGCCGGCGACTATGTCGTCGGGCAACCTGCAGACGCAGCGGCCGTATCAGCCCTGGGCCAACATCTACACGATGAGCCCGACGGGCAACATGTTCACGCATCAGATGCAGGTGGAAGCGACGCGGCGATTCAACAACGGGCTGTTCTTCCAGAGCAGCTTCAACTGGACGAAGACGCTGGATAACGTGCCGTACTCGGGTACGGTGCAGAATCCTTACAACACCTCGCTGGACCGCGGGAATTCGGAGGGCATCCGCCGGTTGACGTTCTACGCCACTGGCACCTATGCACTGCCGTTCGGGACCGGCAAGAAGTGGGCGAACTGGGACAACCCGGCGAAGTACCTGGTGAGCGGCTGGCAGCTTGCCTCCGTGCTGCAACTGCGGTCGGGCGCGCCGTTCAGCGTGACGTTCACTCCGGCGTTGGGTGGATGGTATGCGAGCCGCGCCAATGTGGTGAGCAACGACTACTACGGATCCGGCCAGTCGATCGCACGTTGGTTCAACCCGGCGGCCTTTGCGGCGCCGGAGGCCTTCACCTTCGGCAACAGCGCTCGCAACATGCTGTTCGGGCCAGGGTCGAAGTCGATCGACGCCAGCCTGATGAAGGTTACGCCGATCAATGAACGGTTCAAGACGGAGTTTCGAGCGGAGTTCTTCAATGTGCCGAACACTCCGAGCTTCGGCCTGCCGGCGACGGACATTACCGTGCCCTCGACGGTGGGTATCATCAGCAGCACAACGGTGGATGCCCGAACCATCCAGTTCGGTCTCAAGCTGTTGTTCTAG